A single Arachnia propionica DNA region contains:
- a CDS encoding class I SAM-dependent methyltransferase, whose protein sequence is MEHDLLESLRRAHAEARMTGWDFSALEGRLIADDPWWDFEADCLDAMRYARAVADLGTGGGERLIRLVDAFPDDREGTRTIVATEGWEPNLAVARRNLGTRGIEVLPYDAETGQAMPFGDGELDLVMSRHEGIDAGEVTRVLASGGQLLTQQVDGRDAEEIHEWFEAGFAYPEVTAERFVADLETAGMRIDQADEWSGQMRFTDVEALVIYLGYVPWDVPGFSVDEHLERLSELAASPGIAVTQRRFRIHATKP, encoded by the coding sequence ATGGAACACGACCTCCTGGAGTCGCTGCGACGAGCACACGCCGAGGCGAGGATGACCGGCTGGGACTTCTCTGCCCTGGAGGGGAGGCTCATCGCCGACGATCCCTGGTGGGACTTCGAGGCCGACTGCCTGGATGCGATGCGGTACGCCCGGGCCGTCGCCGATCTCGGCACCGGGGGAGGTGAGCGACTCATCCGTCTCGTCGACGCGTTTCCCGATGACCGGGAAGGGACCCGCACCATCGTCGCGACGGAGGGGTGGGAACCGAACCTTGCGGTGGCGCGGCGAAACTTGGGGACGCGAGGCATCGAGGTGTTGCCTTATGACGCGGAAACCGGGCAGGCCATGCCCTTCGGGGATGGAGAGCTGGACTTGGTGATGTCGCGTCACGAAGGAATCGATGCCGGTGAGGTCACCCGGGTGCTCGCGTCCGGGGGACAGCTGCTGACCCAGCAGGTGGATGGTCGCGATGCGGAGGAGATCCACGAATGGTTCGAGGCCGGTTTCGCCTACCCCGAGGTCACGGCGGAAAGATTCGTCGCCGATCTCGAGACCGCCGGGATGAGGATTGATCAGGCCGACGAGTGGTCCGGGCAGATGCGGTTCACCGATGTCGAGGCCTTGGTGATCTACCTCGGCTACGTGCCATGGGATGTTCCCGGGTTCAGCGTGGACGAGCACCTTGAACGGCTGTCGGAGCTGGCCGCCAGCCCCGGGATCGCGGTCACGCAGCGGCGTTTTCGGATTCACGCCACGAAACCGTGA
- a CDS encoding GNAT family N-acetyltransferase: MPGPVIRPAREDELRELGVIEQEADALFVEIGMNDMAAADPEILLPAQRAGRVLVAVTRADEPVGFVRLEIVDSTPHVEQVSVLPGYAGHGLGSRLLDAAEEWARKRGYRRMTLITYRDVPWNGPWYRRIGWEVVEEDRLMPELRALRKRERVAGLDVCPRQVMEKYLG, encoded by the coding sequence GTGCCGGGGCCTGTGATCCGCCCGGCCCGCGAGGACGAACTGAGGGAGCTGGGCGTCATTGAGCAGGAAGCGGATGCGCTGTTCGTCGAGATCGGGATGAACGACATGGCTGCGGCGGATCCGGAAATCCTCCTGCCTGCCCAGCGGGCTGGACGGGTACTGGTCGCGGTGACCCGAGCGGACGAGCCGGTAGGTTTCGTCCGGCTTGAAATCGTCGACTCGACCCCTCACGTCGAGCAGGTCAGTGTGCTTCCTGGGTATGCAGGCCATGGTCTCGGATCCCGCCTGCTCGATGCCGCCGAGGAATGGGCCAGGAAGCGGGGGTATCGGCGTATGACCCTGATCACCTACCGGGATGTTCCGTGGAATGGTCCTTGGTATCGGCGAATTGGCTGGGAGGTCGTCGAGGAGGACCGGCTGATGCCGGAGCTGAGGGCTCTCCGGAAACGCGAGAGGGTCGCCGGCCTGGATGTCTGCCCGCGGCAGGTGATGGAGAAATACCTGGGCTGA
- a CDS encoding bifunctional proline dehydrogenase/L-glutamate gamma-semialdehyde dehydrogenase: protein MSNVTNQALTDKAVRTARRWAQRSLAHPEPRAAKLLASALDHPDGLRFTLEFVDGVLRPEDPAVAAKNLGRLARQPVPFLPSYLRAGLGLGVAPAPRAMLPAVRRAFSLLLGDLVVDIGSDLGPALARLRKSGASLNINLLGEAVLGDEHASSRLNRTIELLNRPDVDYVSIKVSSVMGPHSPWAHDATVEEAVVRLGPLMDAANRSGKLVNLDMEEYRDLHLTLEVFERFAMKLPKLRMGLAVQAYLRESPLMIEHIQKLARRRCEAGGIPLRVRLVKGANLAMERTQAELRGWPNPILPSKVETDASYLSALDRLLTPESIKTLHVGSASHNIYSLATAVELAKARGITSGFDIEMLAGMAVPLQRVILDEMGSLRLYVPVVPRSEFDSAITYLVRRLEENAAPENFMSGAASLGRDIAFLDKEEGRYRDAVALVGSPTPAAWAVQERSEPTSVFTNASDTDPALLSNQRWADSIRESLPAPDLGSGTVTKGTLKTAKALDEVLETAVAAGKRWAATPAKERAAALHRLGVELEAMRTELVTVAADEVGKLIDQADIEVSEACDFAHYYASLAGEEVDGATHRPPKVTAVIPPWNFPIAIPLGGVASALAAGSAVLLKPASPSRRCAALLAEACWRAGLPRDLVQYVVMGDRALGEKLVRDERVELVVLTGSAETTEMFRSWRPNLPLLAETSGKNALIITPSADLDLAAADLVTSAFGHAGQKCSAASLGILVGSVARSRRLLDQIIDAASSLTVAWPEDPAAQMGPLTEVPGEKLRRGLTELEHGQTWLLKPQRIDDRLWRPGIRTGVRPGSAFHQVEYFGPVLGLMAARDLTQAVEWQNGTEYGLTAGLHSLDAEEIQFWLDRVKAGNLYVNRGITGAIVRRQPFGGWKRSAVGTGGKAGGPNYVVGFGSWEPKDLGPAGALTDPKLVHLFRAAARVLDEQQLEQLNVAATSDQAAWRTLFGVSHDPSALKAEINAFRYRPTPVTVRVEVDDPVRVLREASAALITGSAATFSFREAPSEELSEVLTGLGLAVEVKDDARFNRGVRGRVRHLGERDLLTAVGGSIDVSVHAGPTLYPGRLALLPYVHEQAVSVTNHRFGHPTPLTDGLRI, encoded by the coding sequence GTGAGCAACGTGACCAACCAAGCATTGACAGACAAAGCTGTGCGCACCGCGCGACGATGGGCGCAGCGCTCCCTCGCCCACCCGGAGCCCCGGGCGGCAAAGCTGCTGGCCAGTGCCCTCGACCACCCGGACGGGCTTCGTTTCACCCTTGAGTTCGTCGACGGTGTCCTGCGCCCCGAGGACCCGGCGGTGGCGGCCAAGAACCTGGGGCGCCTGGCCCGGCAGCCCGTTCCCTTCCTACCCTCCTACCTGCGTGCCGGCCTCGGTCTCGGCGTCGCCCCCGCACCCCGGGCAATGCTGCCCGCGGTGCGGCGCGCCTTTTCCCTGTTGCTGGGCGACCTCGTGGTCGACATCGGCAGCGACCTCGGGCCAGCGTTGGCCAGGTTGCGCAAGAGCGGCGCGAGCCTGAACATCAACCTTCTGGGTGAGGCCGTGCTGGGCGACGAGCACGCCTCCTCCAGGCTCAACCGCACCATCGAGCTTCTCAACCGGCCCGACGTCGATTACGTCTCCATCAAGGTGTCCTCGGTGATGGGTCCCCACTCGCCGTGGGCCCACGACGCGACGGTGGAGGAGGCCGTGGTTCGGCTCGGACCGCTGATGGATGCGGCGAACAGGTCTGGCAAACTCGTCAACCTCGACATGGAGGAGTACCGCGACCTCCACCTCACCCTTGAGGTGTTCGAGCGGTTCGCCATGAAACTGCCGAAGCTGAGGATGGGCCTGGCGGTCCAGGCCTACCTGCGCGAGTCGCCGCTGATGATCGAGCACATCCAGAAACTGGCGCGGCGCCGCTGCGAAGCGGGTGGCATTCCGCTGCGGGTGCGCCTGGTCAAGGGCGCCAACCTGGCGATGGAACGCACCCAGGCGGAGCTGCGCGGCTGGCCGAACCCGATCCTGCCGTCGAAGGTCGAGACCGACGCCAGCTACCTCAGCGCCCTCGACCGGCTCCTGACCCCCGAATCCATCAAGACCCTCCACGTCGGTTCGGCCAGCCACAACATCTACAGCCTCGCCACCGCCGTCGAGTTGGCGAAGGCCCGCGGCATCACGTCGGGTTTCGACATCGAGATGCTGGCGGGCATGGCGGTGCCGTTGCAGCGGGTGATCCTCGACGAAATGGGTTCGCTGCGGCTCTACGTTCCCGTGGTGCCGCGCAGCGAGTTCGACTCCGCGATCACCTACCTGGTGCGGCGCCTGGAGGAAAACGCCGCACCGGAGAACTTCATGTCCGGGGCGGCCTCCCTCGGCCGCGACATCGCCTTCCTCGACAAGGAGGAAGGACGCTACCGCGACGCCGTCGCACTGGTCGGCTCCCCCACCCCGGCCGCCTGGGCGGTCCAGGAACGCAGCGAACCGACGTCCGTGTTCACCAACGCCTCCGACACCGACCCCGCGCTGCTCAGCAACCAGCGGTGGGCAGATTCCATCCGCGAGTCGCTGCCCGCACCCGACCTCGGCAGCGGCACCGTGACGAAGGGCACCCTGAAAACCGCCAAAGCTCTCGACGAGGTGCTGGAGACCGCCGTCGCCGCGGGGAAGCGCTGGGCCGCGACCCCGGCCAAGGAACGCGCCGCCGCGCTGCACCGGCTGGGGGTTGAGCTGGAGGCGATGCGCACCGAGCTGGTCACCGTCGCCGCCGATGAGGTGGGCAAGCTCATCGACCAGGCGGACATCGAGGTTTCCGAGGCCTGCGACTTCGCCCACTACTACGCCTCCCTCGCAGGGGAGGAGGTCGACGGCGCCACCCACCGTCCACCGAAGGTCACCGCGGTCATTCCGCCGTGGAACTTCCCGATCGCAATTCCGCTGGGCGGGGTCGCCTCCGCGCTGGCCGCGGGGTCGGCGGTGCTGCTTAAACCCGCTTCCCCGTCGCGTCGCTGCGCGGCGCTGCTTGCCGAGGCGTGCTGGCGGGCTGGGCTGCCGCGCGACCTGGTGCAGTACGTCGTCATGGGTGATCGTGCGCTCGGCGAGAAACTGGTGCGTGACGAACGCGTCGAACTGGTCGTGCTGACCGGGTCGGCGGAGACCACGGAGATGTTCCGTTCCTGGCGGCCCAACCTGCCGTTGCTGGCCGAGACCTCCGGCAAGAACGCCCTGATCATCACCCCGTCGGCCGACCTGGATCTGGCCGCCGCCGATCTGGTGACATCCGCGTTCGGGCACGCGGGACAGAAGTGTTCGGCCGCGTCGCTGGGCATCCTGGTCGGATCGGTGGCCAGGTCGCGGAGGCTCCTGGACCAGATCATCGACGCCGCGTCGTCGTTGACGGTGGCGTGGCCGGAAGATCCGGCGGCCCAGATGGGTCCGCTCACCGAGGTGCCCGGAGAGAAACTGAGGCGCGGCCTCACCGAGCTGGAACACGGGCAGACGTGGCTGCTGAAACCGCAGCGCATCGACGACCGGCTGTGGCGTCCGGGCATCCGGACCGGGGTGCGGCCGGGCAGCGCCTTCCACCAAGTGGAGTACTTCGGGCCGGTGCTCGGGTTGATGGCGGCCCGCGACCTGACGCAAGCCGTGGAGTGGCAGAACGGCACCGAGTACGGCCTGACGGCCGGTCTGCACTCCCTCGACGCCGAGGAGATCCAGTTCTGGCTGGACCGCGTGAAGGCCGGAAACCTGTACGTGAACCGCGGGATCACCGGGGCCATCGTGCGGCGCCAGCCCTTCGGCGGGTGGAAACGTTCCGCGGTCGGCACCGGCGGCAAGGCCGGTGGCCCGAACTACGTGGTGGGTTTCGGTTCCTGGGAACCGAAGGATCTCGGTCCCGCCGGAGCCCTCACCGACCCGAAACTCGTGCATCTCTTCCGGGCCGCCGCCCGGGTGCTCGACGAGCAGCAACTCGAACAGCTCAACGTCGCGGCCACCTCGGACCAGGCGGCCTGGCGGACCCTGTTCGGGGTCTCGCACGACCCGTCGGCCCTGAAGGCGGAGATCAACGCGTTCCGGTACCGTCCCACGCCGGTGACGGTACGGGTGGAGGTCGACGACCCAGTGCGTGTGCTGCGGGAGGCCTCGGCGGCCCTGATCACCGGTTCCGCAGCGACCTTCTCGTTCCGCGAAGCCCCGTCGGAGGAGCTGTCGGAGGTGCTGACCGGTCTCGGTCTGGCGGTCGAGGTGAAGGACGATGCCCGGTTCAACCGGGGCGTCCGGGGCCGGGTGCGACACCTGGGCGAGCGGGACCTGCTAACCGCGGTGGGCGGATCCATCGACGTCAGCGTCCACGCCGGTCCGACCCTCTACCCGGGTCGCCTGGCGCTGCTGCCCTACGTGCACGAGCAGGCGGTGTCCGTGACGAACCACCGCTTCGGACACCCGACGCCACTGACCGACGGCCTGCGCATCTGA
- a CDS encoding ribonuclease Z translates to MRDRELVALGTSSLVPTKTRNHNGYLLRWGASGVLFDCGEGTQRQMTRAGVSARSIDVICLTHLHGDHCLGLPGVLQRISLEQVPHPVTVVYPAQGQEYVERLHRASIYHDQADIRFLPVDAGPEPGEVLRTKDFILSAACLDHRVPAIGYRVEDLPGVSFDPEALAARGISGPAVGQLNREGRVEIDGVITRLEEVSRPRRGRSFAFVMDTRPCPAAEKLAENVDLLVMEATYTSDLRELAVEHGHCTAPDTARIAAAAGARRLAMTHFSTRYTTTDDHLREANGIHDDVIALEDLDRVPVDPAIC, encoded by the coding sequence ATGCGCGATCGCGAGCTCGTCGCGCTGGGAACATCCAGCTTGGTGCCCACGAAGACGCGGAATCACAACGGATACCTGTTGCGGTGGGGAGCCAGTGGCGTTCTGTTTGACTGCGGCGAGGGCACCCAGCGTCAGATGACCCGGGCCGGGGTCTCGGCGCGCAGCATCGACGTCATCTGCCTCACCCACCTCCACGGCGACCACTGCCTCGGGTTGCCCGGGGTGTTGCAGCGCATCTCCCTGGAGCAGGTGCCCCACCCGGTCACCGTGGTCTACCCGGCCCAGGGGCAGGAGTACGTCGAGAGACTCCACCGCGCCAGCATTTACCACGACCAGGCCGACATCCGGTTCCTGCCCGTCGACGCGGGTCCGGAGCCCGGTGAGGTGCTGCGGACCAAGGACTTCATCCTCTCGGCGGCCTGCCTCGACCACCGCGTCCCCGCCATCGGATACCGGGTGGAGGACCTGCCCGGGGTCAGCTTCGACCCGGAGGCCCTGGCCGCCCGCGGCATCTCCGGACCCGCCGTCGGGCAGCTGAACCGCGAGGGCCGGGTGGAGATCGACGGTGTCATCACCCGGCTGGAGGAGGTGTCGCGTCCGCGACGGGGTAGGTCGTTCGCGTTCGTCATGGACACCCGGCCCTGCCCGGCAGCGGAGAAACTGGCCGAGAACGTCGACCTGCTGGTCATGGAGGCCACCTACACCAGCGACCTGCGGGAGTTGGCGGTCGAACACGGACACTGCACCGCCCCGGACACGGCCCGCATCGCCGCAGCAGCCGGGGCCCGCCGCCTGGCCATGACCCACTTCTCCACCCGATACACCACCACCGACGACCACCTGCGGGAAGCGAACGGAATCCACGACGACGTCATCGCCCTGGAGGACCTCGACCGGGTACCGGTGGACCCCGCCATCTGCTGA
- a CDS encoding mycothiol transferase → MDAQAVLIDSVNRPVETARTVLKEISKETLHAMPGGRANSIAWLVWHSARQMDIQVAWLANAGQFSEQLWITDGWGERLGIDRGPKSIGFGDTAEDVAALRVEDPALLLDYLQACTDAFKTYVSRLSADDLDEVIDTKWNPPVTRGVRLVSIIDDAVTHLGQAAYARGQIEEWSIGF, encoded by the coding sequence ATGGATGCTCAAGCAGTTCTGATTGATTCGGTCAACCGGCCCGTCGAGACGGCCCGGACGGTACTCAAGGAGATCTCCAAGGAAACCCTCCACGCGATGCCCGGCGGCCGGGCGAACTCGATCGCCTGGCTGGTGTGGCACTCCGCCCGTCAGATGGACATCCAGGTGGCGTGGCTGGCCAATGCCGGGCAGTTCTCGGAGCAGCTGTGGATCACCGATGGCTGGGGTGAGCGTCTCGGAATCGACCGCGGCCCGAAGTCGATCGGTTTCGGCGACACCGCCGAGGACGTCGCCGCGCTGCGCGTCGAGGACCCTGCCCTGCTGCTCGACTACCTCCAGGCCTGCACCGATGCGTTCAAGACCTACGTCTCGAGGCTGTCCGCCGACGACCTGGACGAGGTGATCGACACCAAGTGGAACCCGCCGGTCACCCGCGGGGTACGGCTGGTCAGCATCATCGACGACGCGGTCACCCACCTGGGGCAGGCGGCCTACGCCCGCGGCCAGATCGAGGAATGGAGCATCGGCTTCTGA
- a CDS encoding ARPP-2 domain-containing protein, whose protein sequence is MREMAPPLELTGLRPAPAQTFGAFRLIPLLRETPCEDVRLSRAVISPGVKTVDLPGRKSYTAFVPHGLRLTWGSAAGTQVKEQDTPGEWQFLESVHRLRKKDGEDALRFLPQHLAIEGLLELHFKPPTIAWQELSQGFRNLGMTHRSESFFSGQEIPGYATALRTFELHRGQVGMLVHTSDTLMAAFVVPTAEDYRLLHRTLLDDLYGELMMTYALNRPNRWLVDAGPHFAGAKNIDGLREALERVRRDWSETTTEILLGDWKDRPLLTETVYRPGSMRLERFVTDLELHRPNHIGERLVRDDGELLYVNTLRLSSAQTRRAHLLHQLSAHDWNLHETAAALGTDLPGLVARITARGFGHLINNTVREQAAKKLREQGRLPRHQEPRAHMEAP, encoded by the coding sequence ATGCGTGAGATGGCACCGCCCCTCGAGCTGACGGGCCTGCGCCCCGCCCCCGCGCAGACCTTCGGGGCATTCCGGTTGATCCCGTTGCTGCGCGAGACCCCCTGCGAGGATGTCCGGTTGTCTCGTGCGGTCATCTCGCCCGGTGTGAAAACCGTCGACCTGCCCGGCCGGAAGAGCTACACCGCCTTCGTCCCCCACGGGTTGCGCCTGACCTGGGGCTCGGCCGCGGGCACTCAGGTGAAGGAGCAGGACACTCCCGGGGAGTGGCAGTTCCTCGAGTCGGTGCACCGGCTGCGGAAGAAGGACGGTGAGGACGCGCTGCGTTTCCTGCCGCAGCACCTGGCCATCGAGGGTCTTCTCGAGCTGCATTTCAAACCCCCGACGATCGCTTGGCAGGAGTTGTCGCAGGGGTTCAGGAACCTCGGGATGACCCACCGTTCGGAGTCCTTCTTCTCCGGGCAGGAGATTCCCGGATACGCCACCGCCCTGCGGACCTTCGAACTCCACCGCGGTCAGGTCGGGATGCTGGTCCACACCTCCGACACGCTGATGGCGGCCTTCGTCGTACCGACCGCCGAAGATTACAGGCTGCTGCACCGCACCCTCCTCGACGATCTCTACGGCGAGTTGATGATGACTTACGCCCTGAACCGGCCCAACCGCTGGCTGGTGGATGCGGGCCCGCACTTCGCCGGGGCCAAAAACATCGACGGGCTGCGCGAGGCGTTGGAACGCGTGCGGCGCGACTGGTCCGAGACCACCACCGAGATCCTCCTGGGTGACTGGAAGGATCGTCCCCTGCTCACCGAGACGGTCTATCGCCCCGGGAGCATGCGCCTGGAACGTTTCGTGACCGACCTGGAGCTACACCGCCCAAACCACATCGGGGAACGCCTGGTCCGCGACGACGGCGAGCTGCTCTACGTCAACACCCTGCGGTTGAGTTCGGCCCAGACCCGGCGCGCCCACCTGCTGCACCAGCTCTCCGCGCACGACTGGAACCTGCACGAAACCGCCGCGGCTCTCGGCACCGATCTTCCCGGGCTGGTCGCACGGATCACCGCGCGGGGTTTCGGGCACTTGATCAACAACACCGTCCGGGAACAGGCGGCGAAGAAACTCCGGGAGCAGGGGCGTCTGCCTCGTCACCAGGAACCCCGGGCGCACATGGAAGCCCCGTGA
- a CDS encoding putative quinol monooxygenase, with amino-acid sequence MILIVVKFPVKPELADEFIEAVGPFTSATRAEPGNKWFEWSRGVEDPNEFVLVEAFNDDAAEAHVTSDHFRAGLETMRPFLTATPKIISRTVDGDDWDAMGELRID; translated from the coding sequence ATGATCCTGATTGTCGTGAAGTTTCCCGTGAAACCCGAGCTGGCCGATGAGTTCATCGAGGCGGTGGGGCCGTTCACCTCCGCCACCCGCGCCGAGCCGGGCAACAAGTGGTTCGAGTGGTCCCGCGGCGTGGAGGACCCGAACGAGTTCGTTCTCGTCGAGGCCTTCAATGACGACGCCGCCGAGGCCCACGTCACCTCCGACCACTTCAGGGCCGGACTCGAAACCATGCGTCCCTTCCTGACCGCCACCCCCAAGATCATCTCTCGCACCGTCGACGGTGACGACTGGGACGCCATGGGAGAACTCAGGATCGACTGA
- a CDS encoding transglutaminase-like domain-containing protein — protein MRARKDHMTHLGPTPMLDLDHPRLRELVERRGWVVLEPRARIGAVYDFVRNEIPFGYNASDLLPASRVLDDGHGQCNTKATLLMALLRATGIECRFHGATIRKELQKGVVTGLSYVLAPGEILHSWAEARFEDRWVGLEGVILDSGYLRGLRRSVRSEGEVLGYGAGTEDIADPPVVWCGMETAIQKTGIARDLGIFDDPDSFYQVHGENLSGFRGLLYKHVIRHRMNRRVAHVRNTGARL, from the coding sequence ATGCGTGCTAGGAAAGACCACATGACCCACCTCGGCCCCACTCCGATGCTCGACCTGGATCATCCCCGGTTGCGGGAGCTCGTGGAGCGAAGGGGCTGGGTCGTGTTGGAACCGAGGGCCCGGATCGGTGCAGTGTACGACTTCGTCAGGAACGAGATCCCGTTCGGCTACAACGCGTCCGACCTGCTGCCCGCGTCGCGGGTACTGGATGATGGCCACGGACAGTGCAACACGAAGGCCACGCTCCTGATGGCCCTGCTGCGCGCCACCGGGATCGAGTGCCGTTTCCACGGGGCGACGATCCGCAAGGAATTGCAGAAAGGAGTCGTGACCGGCCTGTCGTACGTCCTCGCGCCCGGGGAGATCCTGCACAGCTGGGCGGAGGCCCGTTTCGAGGATCGCTGGGTCGGGTTGGAGGGCGTGATCCTGGATTCCGGCTATCTTCGGGGGCTGCGCCGTTCGGTACGTTCCGAGGGAGAGGTCCTGGGTTATGGCGCCGGAACCGAGGACATCGCCGACCCACCGGTGGTGTGGTGCGGCATGGAAACCGCCATCCAGAAAACCGGGATCGCCCGTGATCTCGGGATTTTCGACGACCCTGATTCGTTCTACCAGGTTCACGGCGAAAACCTCTCCGGTTTCCGGGGCCTTCTGTACAAGCACGTGATCCGGCACCGGATGAACCGCCGGGTAGCGCACGTGCGGAACACGGGCGCGAGGCTGTGA
- a CDS encoding CAP domain-containing protein, with amino-acid sequence MKMVRLLLVALLAAAVSLIVPTAHAETGQQRPAVLPADVSEKGTEHTRTILNKVNNLRASLGLKPVTRIAELDAVAQDWSEQMAARKTMEHRPNFANHYPQGWRGASENIAMRSDGGDIGAQLFDQWLNSPPHYANMTDPNADSLGIGIAYESGSGNWYATQNFGSYGDPIGRGLTESGRGKRSGSSETGKNTRSATPTATKSESSGKKKTSRSGERKQSEKTESATPTQTTETPDATETPSETVTPTPTPTQVASTPEATPTPSTPPSSAAPVAATTSDGPVSPIILMGAGAIVMVGGAAATAIVRRVRLRG; translated from the coding sequence ATGAAGATGGTTCGCCTGCTCCTGGTGGCGTTGCTGGCTGCTGCGGTTTCACTCATCGTCCCGACGGCCCACGCCGAGACGGGGCAACAACGGCCCGCTGTTCTTCCTGCGGACGTCAGCGAAAAGGGAACGGAGCACACCCGGACCATCCTGAACAAGGTCAACAACCTGCGGGCCAGCCTGGGGTTGAAACCGGTCACCCGGATCGCCGAGCTGGATGCGGTGGCGCAGGACTGGTCCGAGCAGATGGCTGCCCGGAAAACGATGGAGCACCGCCCGAACTTCGCCAACCACTACCCGCAGGGATGGCGGGGCGCGTCGGAGAACATCGCCATGCGCAGCGACGGCGGCGACATCGGGGCGCAGTTGTTCGACCAGTGGCTGAACTCCCCGCCGCATTACGCCAACATGACCGACCCCAACGCGGACTCCCTGGGGATCGGCATCGCCTACGAATCGGGCAGCGGGAACTGGTACGCCACCCAGAACTTCGGAAGCTACGGCGACCCCATCGGCAGGGGACTGACCGAGAGCGGCCGCGGGAAACGGTCCGGTTCGTCGGAAACCGGGAAGAACACCAGGAGCGCCACGCCCACCGCAACGAAATCCGAAAGCTCGGGCAAGAAGAAGACGTCCCGGAGCGGCGAACGGAAACAGAGCGAGAAAACCGAGTCCGCCACCCCGACGCAGACAACCGAAACCCCCGATGCCACCGAAACCCCATCGGAAACGGTGACTCCCACACCCACGCCAACGCAGGTCGCGAGCACCCCGGAGGCGACGCCGACCCCCAGCACCCCGCCGAGCAGCGCGGCCCCCGTGGCTGCGACGACATCGGACGGTCCCGTCTCGCCGATCATCTTGATGGGGGCCGGGGCCATCGTGATGGTCGGTGGGGCTGCCGCGACGGCGATCGTCCGCCGGGTCCGTCTCCGCGGGTAA
- a CDS encoding TetR/AcrR family transcriptional regulator — translation MSSDRRTRKKLATRKKIRHAALDLFTANGFDNVTVEQIADAADVSPMTFYRHFGTKEAVIVDVILTGSIGQAIHREATSVPVAGTPEEVVGMVDSILDDSADWIDDFARRMKLVHDNPRLQDLLWQQTTVWTAALETLLAGDGLGARARARAIVGVGVEACLAWPDREGFPSASALRQCLREAAEVLG, via the coding sequence ATGAGCAGCGACCGCCGAACGCGCAAGAAACTTGCCACGCGCAAGAAGATCCGGCACGCCGCCCTTGACCTGTTCACCGCGAACGGGTTCGACAACGTCACCGTCGAACAGATAGCCGACGCAGCCGACGTCTCACCCATGACCTTCTACCGGCATTTCGGAACCAAGGAAGCCGTCATCGTCGACGTCATCCTGACCGGGAGCATCGGGCAGGCGATTCACCGCGAGGCCACCTCGGTGCCGGTGGCGGGAACACCGGAGGAAGTCGTCGGCATGGTCGATTCCATCCTGGACGATTCCGCCGACTGGATCGACGATTTCGCGCGCCGGATGAAACTGGTGCACGACAATCCCCGGCTCCAGGACCTGCTGTGGCAACAGACCACAGTGTGGACCGCGGCATTGGAAACCCTCCTGGCCGGCGACGGGTTGGGGGCTCGCGCCCGTGCGCGCGCCATCGTCGGTGTCGGCGTCGAGGCTTGCCTGGCCTGGCCGGACCGGGAAGGCTTCCCCTCGGCCTCGGCGCTGCGCCAATGCCTGCGGGAGGCGGCGGAAGTCCTGGGCTGA